A region from the Arachis ipaensis cultivar K30076 chromosome B01, Araip1.1, whole genome shotgun sequence genome encodes:
- the LOC110268645 gene encoding peroxisome biogenesis protein 1-like: protein MEFELKLVAASTIASSPFLSLSSKLSNPRAPLLSLTYSPSSFVFPPTLPTSGSSLGLAPLLLLPPPSRFRNNLWSARISLPYHGTVQVRSASNVAHASLVTIEPHTEDDWEVLELNSEQAEAAILNQIFVIVVHSLLQHGIVEDLD from the exons ATGGAGTTCGAGCTGAAGCTTGTTGCCGCATCGACAATTGCTTCGTCTCCCTTCCTCTCCCTCTCATCCAAACTCTCCAATCCACGTGCTCCTCTCCTCTCCCTCACATACTCGCCCTCGAGCTTCGTTTTCCCACCCACCCTCCCAACCTCTGGTTCGTCGCTTGGCCTGGCgccacttcttcttctccctccgcCATCGAG GTTTCGAAACAATTTGTGGAGTGCACGCATTTCGTTGCCGTATCACGGTACTGTTCAGGTGAGATCTGCTTCCAATGTGGCTCATGCTTCTCTTGTTACGATAGAGCCTCACACCGAGGATGACTGGGAGGTTTTGGAACTCAATTCCGAACAAGCTGAGGCTGCTATCCTCAACCAGATTTTTGTGATTGTTGTTCATTCACTTCTCCAACATggcatagttgaagacttggattAA